Proteins encoded by one window of Lathyrus oleraceus cultivar Zhongwan6 chromosome 1, CAAS_Psat_ZW6_1.0, whole genome shotgun sequence:
- the LOC127090307 gene encoding uncharacterized protein LOC127090307 encodes MKASQSMHKSYHDKRRKALEFSRGDHVFLRVTLLTGVGHAVKSKKLTPRFICPYKITQRAGVVAYIRALPSLLENLHDVFHVSQLWKYILDPSHVIHMDDVHVRDNLIMDALPLRIADREVKQLGGNEIALVTIV; translated from the coding sequence atgaaggcatCTCAAAGCATGCATAaaagttatcatgacaagaggaggaaggcTCTTGAGTTTAGTAGGGGTGATCATGTTTTTCTGAGAGTCACTCTACTGACCGGTGTTGGGCATGCAGTGAAGTCGAAGAAGCTTACACCTCGTTTCATCTGTCCATACAAGATCACTCAGCGGGCTGGAGTTGTTGCTTACATAAGAGCCTTACCTTCGTTGCTGgaaaatttgcatgatgtattccatgtgtccCAGCTTTGGAAGTATATTCTTGATCCTTCTCATGTAATTCATATGGATGATGTGCATGTGAGGGATAATCTGATTATGGATGCTTTACCTTTGAGGATTGCGGATCGAGAAGTGAAACAACTCGGGGGTAATGAGATTGCTCTTGTGACGATCGTCTAG